Proteins from a single region of Tumebacillus amylolyticus:
- a CDS encoding glycosyltransferase family 2 protein: MEENNHLPALPVLSIVVPCYNEEEVLPETTKRLIEVLEDMITDELIDDSSVILYVDDGSRDRTWELIEKFNRESRYITGLKLARNAGHQNALLSGLMKAKKNCDIAVSIDADLQDDLAAIRAMVEKYHEGFEVVYGVRESRTTDTFFKRFTAEGFYKVMRGLGANIVFNHADFRLMSKRALQNLGRFEESNLFLRGIVPMVGFRSTNVYYARAERFAGESKYPLKKMLAFAFDGITSLSVTPIRFVTVIGFVMFLLSIIAGVWALIAKIAGVTVSGWASIMVSLWLIGGVQIMCLGLIGEYIGKIYKETKRRPKYILDIELDPNGDAKYLAGETHDREEVGAR, translated from the coding sequence ATGGAAGAAAATAATCATCTGCCCGCGTTGCCCGTTCTGAGCATCGTGGTGCCCTGTTACAACGAAGAAGAAGTGTTGCCGGAGACGACGAAGCGCCTGATTGAGGTGCTGGAAGATATGATCACAGACGAGTTGATCGACGATTCCAGCGTTATTCTGTACGTCGACGACGGCTCCCGGGATCGGACGTGGGAGTTGATTGAGAAATTCAATCGGGAGTCTCGCTACATCACAGGCTTGAAATTGGCGCGCAACGCAGGGCATCAGAATGCACTGCTCTCCGGTTTGATGAAAGCCAAGAAAAACTGCGACATCGCCGTGTCGATCGACGCAGACTTGCAAGACGATCTGGCGGCGATTCGAGCGATGGTGGAGAAGTACCACGAAGGCTTCGAAGTCGTCTACGGCGTGCGCGAGAGCCGCACGACCGATACGTTTTTCAAACGATTCACGGCGGAAGGCTTCTACAAGGTGATGCGCGGACTGGGCGCGAACATCGTGTTCAACCATGCCGACTTCCGCCTGATGAGCAAGCGGGCGTTGCAGAATCTGGGACGCTTTGAAGAGTCGAACTTGTTCTTGCGCGGGATCGTGCCGATGGTCGGGTTCCGCTCGACGAACGTGTACTACGCCAGAGCGGAGCGGTTCGCGGGCGAATCCAAGTACCCGTTGAAAAAAATGCTCGCCTTCGCGTTCGACGGAATCACTTCGCTGAGCGTGACGCCGATTCGCTTCGTGACGGTGATCGGGTTCGTGATGTTCTTGCTCTCCATCATCGCCGGAGTCTGGGCTTTGATCGCGAAGATCGCCGGTGTGACGGTCAGCGGCTGGGCGTCGATCATGGTGTCGCTCTGGTTGATTGGCGGCGTGCAGATCATGTGCTTGGGCTTGATTGGCGAGTACATCGGCAAAATCTACAAAGAAACGAAGCGCCGTCCGAAGTACATCCTCGACATCGAACTCGACCCCAACGGAGATGCCAAATATCTGGCGGGTGAGACCCACGACCGTGAAGAAGTCGGCGCTCGCTGA
- a CDS encoding alpha-amylase family glycosyl hydrolase, which produces MKQKTLWLTSAALTCGVLLTGCTGPSTTKKDSQLLHQPPHGVYYEVFVRSFADSNGDGVGDLKGLTAKLDYLQDLGIEGLWLMPINSSPSYHGYDVTDYKGVNPDYGTADDLKQLVAEAHKRHMSILLDFVVNHTSNQHPWFQQAESSPTSPYRDYYIWANSTTNTKQRGDTGQELWHGSPGNEYYAYFYEGMPDLNFDNPKVRQEITQAGQYWLKDIGIDGFRLDAAKHIYADPEPTRNVQWWQEFRKSMEEVKPDVFLVGEVWDSPYVVAPYLKGLNSTFNFDLSKVLVSAAQNESDQDLVSQLVSTRQLYEEEAGKTYIDSTFLTNHDMDRVMSQLDGNMDHAKMAASLLMTLPGDPFVYYGEEIGMEGKKPDEAIREPFLWKKDSNAPEQTHWEVSKYNSDNEQKSLEAEQSSQTSLYAHYKALIHARRSSDVLIQGDLAEVPSLHADGLLAFKRTLGDKSLLVVHNLSGKAQNVTLDPDLKSYKTTYFTTTSDAQVKSGKIALPPYSTLILQP; this is translated from the coding sequence ATGAAACAGAAAACGCTCTGGCTAACCTCCGCCGCCCTCACATGCGGCGTCCTGCTCACCGGGTGTACGGGCCCATCGACGACGAAAAAAGACTCGCAGCTTCTCCACCAACCGCCTCACGGTGTCTACTACGAAGTGTTTGTGCGCTCGTTTGCCGATTCGAACGGCGACGGCGTCGGGGATCTCAAAGGCCTGACCGCCAAACTCGACTACTTGCAAGACCTCGGGATCGAAGGGCTGTGGTTGATGCCGATCAACTCGTCCCCGAGCTACCACGGCTATGACGTGACCGATTACAAGGGCGTCAATCCCGACTACGGCACGGCAGACGACCTCAAGCAATTGGTCGCCGAAGCACACAAACGTCACATGTCCATCCTGCTCGACTTCGTGGTCAACCACACCTCGAACCAACATCCTTGGTTCCAACAAGCCGAATCCTCGCCGACGAGCCCCTATCGCGATTATTACATCTGGGCGAATTCCACCACGAACACGAAACAGCGCGGCGACACCGGGCAAGAGCTCTGGCACGGAAGTCCGGGCAACGAGTATTACGCGTATTTCTACGAAGGCATGCCCGATCTGAATTTCGACAACCCGAAAGTCCGTCAAGAAATCACCCAAGCCGGACAATATTGGCTGAAGGACATCGGCATCGACGGGTTCCGTCTCGACGCCGCCAAGCACATCTACGCCGATCCGGAGCCGACCCGCAATGTTCAGTGGTGGCAAGAGTTCCGCAAAAGCATGGAGGAAGTCAAACCCGATGTGTTTCTCGTCGGCGAAGTGTGGGATTCCCCGTATGTCGTCGCGCCCTATCTCAAAGGCTTGAACTCCACGTTCAACTTCGACCTCTCCAAAGTCTTGGTCTCCGCCGCCCAGAACGAAAGCGACCAAGATCTGGTCTCGCAGTTGGTCTCGACTCGCCAGCTCTATGAGGAAGAAGCGGGCAAGACGTACATCGACTCCACGTTCCTCACCAACCACGACATGGACCGCGTCATGAGCCAGTTGGACGGCAACATGGACCACGCCAAGATGGCGGCTTCGCTGTTGATGACGTTGCCGGGCGATCCGTTCGTCTACTACGGCGAAGAGATCGGCATGGAAGGCAAGAAACCGGACGAAGCGATTCGCGAACCCTTCCTTTGGAAAAAAGACAGCAACGCCCCCGAGCAAACGCATTGGGAAGTTTCCAAGTACAACAGCGACAACGAGCAAAAATCTCTGGAGGCCGAGCAAAGCAGCCAGACATCGCTCTACGCCCACTACAAAGCGCTGATCCATGCCCGCCGCAGCAGTGACGTCCTAATCCAAGGCGATCTCGCAGAAGTTCCGTCGCTCCACGCAGACGGCCTGCTCGCGTTCAAGCGCACTCTCGGCGACAAATCGCTGCTCGTCGTCCACAATCTCTCGGGCAAAGCGCAAAACGTGACGCTCGACCCAGACTTGAAGTCGTACAAAACCACGTACTTCACCACAACTTCCGATGCCCAAGTAAAAAGCGGCAAGATCGCGTTGCCGCCCTATTCCACGCTTATCCTGCAACCTTGA